A stretch of Acidimicrobiales bacterium DNA encodes these proteins:
- a CDS encoding ATP-binding cassette domain-containing protein, which produces MTATAPTPPPAPAAHDLSALLSVRGLVKEFPQRGGLPGRPLPPVQAVSGVDFDVRPGETHGLVGESGCGKSTVARTVIQLEKPTAGVAMFDGTNLFEMKGQELRRARRNIQIVFQDPFASLNPRMTVQTIIEEPLVIHGMDSKSDRAELVGDLLQRVGLSPEHANRYPHQFSGGQRQRVGIARALALEPRLIIADEPVSALDVSIQAQVVNLLRDIQEESGVGYLFIAHDLAIVRNISDLVSVMYLGKIVETGTRDEIFDSASHPYTKALLSAVPEPNPVTERVRRRIVLEGDVPSPADPPSGCRFRTRCWKAQEQCIHEEPALIDRGAGHPVACHFPE; this is translated from the coding sequence ATGACCGCGACCGCGCCGACCCCGCCTCCGGCCCCGGCCGCCCACGACCTTTCGGCCCTGTTGTCCGTGCGCGGCCTCGTCAAGGAGTTCCCCCAGCGCGGCGGGCTCCCTGGTCGCCCGTTGCCACCCGTTCAGGCGGTGTCGGGCGTCGACTTCGACGTGCGCCCCGGCGAGACCCACGGCCTGGTGGGTGAGTCGGGATGCGGCAAGTCGACGGTGGCGCGCACGGTGATCCAGCTCGAGAAGCCGACTGCGGGCGTCGCCATGTTCGACGGCACGAATCTGTTCGAGATGAAGGGTCAGGAGCTTCGCCGCGCCCGCCGCAACATCCAGATCGTGTTCCAGGACCCGTTCGCCTCGCTCAACCCCCGCATGACCGTGCAGACGATCATCGAGGAGCCGCTGGTCATCCACGGAATGGACTCCAAGTCGGATCGGGCGGAGCTCGTGGGTGACCTCCTCCAGCGCGTCGGCCTCAGCCCCGAGCACGCGAACCGCTACCCGCACCAGTTCTCGGGCGGTCAACGTCAGCGGGTCGGCATCGCCCGTGCCCTGGCCCTCGAGCCGAGGCTGATCATCGCCGACGAGCCCGTGTCGGCCCTCGACGTGAGCATCCAGGCCCAGGTGGTCAACCTCCTGCGCGACATCCAGGAGGAGAGCGGCGTCGGCTATCTCTTCATCGCCCACGATCTCGCGATCGTGCGCAACATCTCCGATCTCGTGTCGGTCATGTACCTCGGCAAGATCGTCGAGACCGGCACGCGCGACGAGATCTTCGATTCGGCGTCGCACCCCTACACGAAGGCCCTGCTCTCCGCGGTTCCCGAACCCAACCCGGTCACCGAGCGGGTCCGGCGGCGGATCGTGCTCGAAGGCGACGTGCCGTCTCCGGCCGATCCACCGTCGGGTTGCCGCTTCCGCACCCGCTGCTGGAAGGCGCAGGAGCAGTGCATCCACGAGGAGCCGGCGCTGATCGACCGGGGTGCCGGTCATCCGGTCGCCTGCCACTTCCCCGAGTGA